One stretch of Anabas testudineus chromosome 24, fAnaTes1.2, whole genome shotgun sequence DNA includes these proteins:
- the rnf217 gene encoding probable E3 ubiquitin-protein ligase RNF217 isoform X1, translating into MGRAQPGMEDDRPIADICKMPSFISSFEEGRVKLSRNLPTETSFVDGKVERPLGDLSHRVSRSNSRLSLDGGATEPEERSGGDDDDEEEEEEEEEERDAEGNNNNNCNGGGERRRRASAVEILRRNFGVSKPPSPRLSTSSRMQCGSERESPEGDVHSDGDGDGSDCEKSHREPGGAGEKNEPTFVELPTSDGQGVEYLTVTGQCHHRCDSESNTDTLEESYGVKEHVYCTVYCIANDNHRTEGEITDRYDETVSIDEPGTVADMGLDPASSPESSLYTLDDLVDPFGDLAHQLYMEQAETESMMQSCRVCLEDKTIAPLPCCRKAVCDECLKLYVSSQVRVAKPYISCPIPECSGYLEEGVVISHLANEDVAKYRYFLELSQLDSSTKPCPQCSEFTSLKKQNPNRSEQKYKIQCSNCQFVWCFKCHSPWHDGLKCRDYRKGDKLLRNWASVIEHGQRNAQKCPHCKIHIQRTEGCDHMTCMQCNTNFCYRCGERYRHLRFFGDHTSNLSVFGCKYRYLPDKPHLRRLIRGSVCATKVLIAPVVILLVVVLGALALVIGLVVFPVYYVCKRRKKQRTQGSGRWI; encoded by the exons ATGGGGAGAGCCCAACCGGGGATGGAAGATGACAGGCCGATAGCTGACATCTGTAAAATGCCGAGTTTTATCAGCAGTTTCGAGGAGGGGAGGGTGAAGTTGTCCCGCAACCTGCCGACGGAAACTTCTTTCGTGGACGGTAAAGTTGAGCGGCCGCTCGGAGATTTGAGCCACCGTGTCAGCAGATCTAACTCGCGGCTGTCGCTCGACGGAGGAGCGACGGAGCCGGAGGAGCGGAGCGGCGGCGACGACGacgacgaggaggaggaggaagaggaggaggaggagagggatgcggagggcaacaacaacaacaactgcaacggcgggggagagaggaggaggagggcgagCGCCGTCGAGATTTTGAGGAGGAACTTCGGGGTTTCAAAACCTCCTTCTCCCCGTTTGAGTACGAGCAGTCGGATGCAGTGCGGCAGCGAGCGTGAAAGCCCCGAAGGAGACGTTCATAGCGACGGTGACGGCGATGGAAGTGACTGTGAAAAGTCGCACCGAGAACCGGGCGGAGCTGGTGAGAAAAACGAACCAACCTTCGTCGAGTTACCGACTTCGGATGGACAAGGAGTTGAATATTTAACTGTTACCGGCCAGTGTCATCACAGATGTGACAGTGAAAGCAACACGGACACTTTGGAAGAGTCGTATGGTGTCAAAGAACACGTCTACTGCACCGTTTACTGCATCGCTAACGACAATCACAGGACGGAAGGTGAAATCACAGACCGCTACGATGAAACGGTCTCTATTGACGAACCGGGCACGGTCGCCGACATGGGACTGGATCCAGCTTCGAGTCCCGAATCGTCACTGTACACCCTGGACGACCTGGTGGATCCTTTCGGGGATCTGGCCCACCAACTGTACATGGAGCAGGCCGAGACGGAGAGTATGATGCAGAGTTGCCGGGTGTGCCTGGAAGACAAAACCATCGCACCCCTGCCCTGCTGCAGGAAGGCCGTGTGTGATGAGTGTCTGAAACTTTACGTCAGCTCCCAG GTGCGAGTGGCCAAACCTTACATCAGCTGTCCAATCCCAGAGTGCAGTGGCTACCTGGAGGAGGGAGTGGTGATTTCCCATTTGGCCAATGAGGATGTGGCAAAATATCGATACTTTTTGGAGCTGAGTCAGCTGGATTCGAGCACCAAACCCTGCCCCCAGTGCAGTGAGTTCACCtctctgaaaaaacaaaacccaaaccGCTCAGAGCAAAAGTACAAG ATCCAGTGTAGCAATTGCCAGTTTGTGTGGTGCTTTAAATGCCACTCACCCTGGCACGATGGCCTCAAATGCCGCGACTATAGGAAAGGAGACAAGCTGCTACGAAACTGGGCAAGTGTCATAGAGCATGGACAAAGGAATGCCCAGAAATGTCCACATTGCAAG ATCCATATTCAGCGAACAGAGGGATGCGATCACATGACCTGTATGCAGTGTAATACTAACTTCTGTTACCGTTGTGGAGAGCGCTACCGACACCTGAG GTTTTTTGGTGACCATACATCCAACCTCAGTGTGTTTGGCTGCAAGTATCGCTACCTACCTGACAAACCTCATCTGAGACGGCTAATTAGAGGCTCTGTGTGTG CCACCAAGGTGCTGATAGCCCCTGTGGTCATTCTGCTGGTCGTGGTGCTTGGAGCTCTTGCACTGGTGATAG GTTTGGTAGTTTTCCCGGTCTACTATGTGtgtaagaggaggaagaagcagcGCACTCAGGGTTCTGGACGTTGGATCTAA
- the rnf217 gene encoding probable E3 ubiquitin-protein ligase RNF217 isoform X3, producing MGRAQPGMEDDRPIADICKMPSFISSFEEGRVKLSRNLPTETSFVDGKVERPLGDLSHRVSRSNSRLSLDGGATEPEERSGGDDDDEEEEEEEEEERDAEGNNNNNCNGGGERRRRASAVEILRRNFGVSKPPSPRLSTSSRMQCGSERESPEGDVHSDGDGDGSDCEKSHREPGGAGEKNEPTFVELPTSDGQGVEYLTVTGQCHHRCDSESNTDTLEESYGVKEHVYCTVYCIANDNHRTEGEITDRYDETVSIDEPGTVADMGLDPASSPESSLYTLDDLVDPFGDLAHQLYMEQAETESMMQSCRVCLEDKTIAPLPCCRKAVCDECLKLYVSSQVRVAKPYISCPIPECSGYLEEGVVISHLANEDVAKYRYFLELSQLDSSTKPCPQCSEFTSLKKQNPNRSEQKYKIQCSNCQFVWCFKCHSPWHDGLKCRDYRKGDKLLRNWASVIEHGQRNAQKCPHCKIHIQRTEGCDHMTCMQCNTNFCYRCGERYRHLRFFGDHTSNLSVFGCKYRYLPDKPHLRRLIRGSVCDPVLDGLFDSTP from the exons ATGGGGAGAGCCCAACCGGGGATGGAAGATGACAGGCCGATAGCTGACATCTGTAAAATGCCGAGTTTTATCAGCAGTTTCGAGGAGGGGAGGGTGAAGTTGTCCCGCAACCTGCCGACGGAAACTTCTTTCGTGGACGGTAAAGTTGAGCGGCCGCTCGGAGATTTGAGCCACCGTGTCAGCAGATCTAACTCGCGGCTGTCGCTCGACGGAGGAGCGACGGAGCCGGAGGAGCGGAGCGGCGGCGACGACGacgacgaggaggaggaggaagaggaggaggaggagagggatgcggagggcaacaacaacaacaactgcaacggcgggggagagaggaggaggagggcgagCGCCGTCGAGATTTTGAGGAGGAACTTCGGGGTTTCAAAACCTCCTTCTCCCCGTTTGAGTACGAGCAGTCGGATGCAGTGCGGCAGCGAGCGTGAAAGCCCCGAAGGAGACGTTCATAGCGACGGTGACGGCGATGGAAGTGACTGTGAAAAGTCGCACCGAGAACCGGGCGGAGCTGGTGAGAAAAACGAACCAACCTTCGTCGAGTTACCGACTTCGGATGGACAAGGAGTTGAATATTTAACTGTTACCGGCCAGTGTCATCACAGATGTGACAGTGAAAGCAACACGGACACTTTGGAAGAGTCGTATGGTGTCAAAGAACACGTCTACTGCACCGTTTACTGCATCGCTAACGACAATCACAGGACGGAAGGTGAAATCACAGACCGCTACGATGAAACGGTCTCTATTGACGAACCGGGCACGGTCGCCGACATGGGACTGGATCCAGCTTCGAGTCCCGAATCGTCACTGTACACCCTGGACGACCTGGTGGATCCTTTCGGGGATCTGGCCCACCAACTGTACATGGAGCAGGCCGAGACGGAGAGTATGATGCAGAGTTGCCGGGTGTGCCTGGAAGACAAAACCATCGCACCCCTGCCCTGCTGCAGGAAGGCCGTGTGTGATGAGTGTCTGAAACTTTACGTCAGCTCCCAG GTGCGAGTGGCCAAACCTTACATCAGCTGTCCAATCCCAGAGTGCAGTGGCTACCTGGAGGAGGGAGTGGTGATTTCCCATTTGGCCAATGAGGATGTGGCAAAATATCGATACTTTTTGGAGCTGAGTCAGCTGGATTCGAGCACCAAACCCTGCCCCCAGTGCAGTGAGTTCACCtctctgaaaaaacaaaacccaaaccGCTCAGAGCAAAAGTACAAG ATCCAGTGTAGCAATTGCCAGTTTGTGTGGTGCTTTAAATGCCACTCACCCTGGCACGATGGCCTCAAATGCCGCGACTATAGGAAAGGAGACAAGCTGCTACGAAACTGGGCAAGTGTCATAGAGCATGGACAAAGGAATGCCCAGAAATGTCCACATTGCAAG ATCCATATTCAGCGAACAGAGGGATGCGATCACATGACCTGTATGCAGTGTAATACTAACTTCTGTTACCGTTGTGGAGAGCGCTACCGACACCTGAG GTTTTTTGGTGACCATACATCCAACCTCAGTGTGTTTGGCTGCAAGTATCGCTACCTACCTGACAAACCTCATCTGAGACGGCTAATTAGAGGCTCTGTGTGTG ATCCCGTACTGGATGGGCTATTTGATTCTACACCATAG
- the rnf217 gene encoding probable E3 ubiquitin-protein ligase RNF217 isoform X2 has product MGRAQPGMEDDRPIADICKMPSFISSFEEGRVKLSRNLPTETSFVDGKVERPLGDLSHRVSRSNSRLSLDGGATEPEERSGGDDDDEEEEEEEEEERDAEGNNNNNCNGGGERRRRASAVEILRRNFGVSKPPSPRLSTSSRMQCGSERESPEGDVHSDGDGDGSDCEKSHREPGGAGEKNEPTFVELPTSDGQGVEYLTVTGQCHHRCDSESNTDTLEESYGVKEHVYCTVYCIANDNHRTEGEITDRYDETVSIDEPGTVADMGLDPASSPESSLYTLDDLVDPFGDLAHQLYMEQAETESMMQSCRVCLEDKTIAPLPCCRKAVCDECLKLYVSSQVRVAKPYISCPIPECSGYLEEGVVISHLANEDVAKYRYFLELSQLDSSTKPCPQCSEFTSLKKQNPNRSEQKYKIQCSNCQFVWCFKCHSPWHDGLKCRDYRKGDKLLRNWASVIEHGQRNAQKCPHCKIHIQRTEGCDHMTCMQCNTNFCYRCGERYRHLRFFGDHTSNLSVFGCKYRYLPDKPHLRRLIRGSVCGLVVFPVYYVCKRRKKQRTQGSGRWI; this is encoded by the exons ATGGGGAGAGCCCAACCGGGGATGGAAGATGACAGGCCGATAGCTGACATCTGTAAAATGCCGAGTTTTATCAGCAGTTTCGAGGAGGGGAGGGTGAAGTTGTCCCGCAACCTGCCGACGGAAACTTCTTTCGTGGACGGTAAAGTTGAGCGGCCGCTCGGAGATTTGAGCCACCGTGTCAGCAGATCTAACTCGCGGCTGTCGCTCGACGGAGGAGCGACGGAGCCGGAGGAGCGGAGCGGCGGCGACGACGacgacgaggaggaggaggaagaggaggaggaggagagggatgcggagggcaacaacaacaacaactgcaacggcgggggagagaggaggaggagggcgagCGCCGTCGAGATTTTGAGGAGGAACTTCGGGGTTTCAAAACCTCCTTCTCCCCGTTTGAGTACGAGCAGTCGGATGCAGTGCGGCAGCGAGCGTGAAAGCCCCGAAGGAGACGTTCATAGCGACGGTGACGGCGATGGAAGTGACTGTGAAAAGTCGCACCGAGAACCGGGCGGAGCTGGTGAGAAAAACGAACCAACCTTCGTCGAGTTACCGACTTCGGATGGACAAGGAGTTGAATATTTAACTGTTACCGGCCAGTGTCATCACAGATGTGACAGTGAAAGCAACACGGACACTTTGGAAGAGTCGTATGGTGTCAAAGAACACGTCTACTGCACCGTTTACTGCATCGCTAACGACAATCACAGGACGGAAGGTGAAATCACAGACCGCTACGATGAAACGGTCTCTATTGACGAACCGGGCACGGTCGCCGACATGGGACTGGATCCAGCTTCGAGTCCCGAATCGTCACTGTACACCCTGGACGACCTGGTGGATCCTTTCGGGGATCTGGCCCACCAACTGTACATGGAGCAGGCCGAGACGGAGAGTATGATGCAGAGTTGCCGGGTGTGCCTGGAAGACAAAACCATCGCACCCCTGCCCTGCTGCAGGAAGGCCGTGTGTGATGAGTGTCTGAAACTTTACGTCAGCTCCCAG GTGCGAGTGGCCAAACCTTACATCAGCTGTCCAATCCCAGAGTGCAGTGGCTACCTGGAGGAGGGAGTGGTGATTTCCCATTTGGCCAATGAGGATGTGGCAAAATATCGATACTTTTTGGAGCTGAGTCAGCTGGATTCGAGCACCAAACCCTGCCCCCAGTGCAGTGAGTTCACCtctctgaaaaaacaaaacccaaaccGCTCAGAGCAAAAGTACAAG ATCCAGTGTAGCAATTGCCAGTTTGTGTGGTGCTTTAAATGCCACTCACCCTGGCACGATGGCCTCAAATGCCGCGACTATAGGAAAGGAGACAAGCTGCTACGAAACTGGGCAAGTGTCATAGAGCATGGACAAAGGAATGCCCAGAAATGTCCACATTGCAAG ATCCATATTCAGCGAACAGAGGGATGCGATCACATGACCTGTATGCAGTGTAATACTAACTTCTGTTACCGTTGTGGAGAGCGCTACCGACACCTGAG GTTTTTTGGTGACCATACATCCAACCTCAGTGTGTTTGGCTGCAAGTATCGCTACCTACCTGACAAACCTCATCTGAGACGGCTAATTAGAGGCTCTGTGTGTG GTTTGGTAGTTTTCCCGGTCTACTATGTGtgtaagaggaggaagaagcagcGCACTCAGGGTTCTGGACGTTGGATCTAA